A stretch of DNA from Candidatus Krumholzibacteriia bacterium:
GTCTGGAGCGTTTCCACGCTGGAGATCGATTCCAGACGCGCCGCCGGTCGATCGGGGCGCCGCACCGTGTGCAGGAGTCGAGGGGCTTGGACGGGGGTCGGGACCAGTAGGAAGAGATGGGTCGGCTGGCCCTCGCGGGCCAGGAAATGCGCCACATCCTCCGCGAATGCATTCGCAGCGAAACCGCACTCGCGGCCATCCAGCAAAACGCCGACCATTCGTCACCCCACCCCACCGGTCCCAACCGCCCGGTCAGCGTCGACCAGAGTCAAGGGACGATGGCGGCAGCGTCAACACGAAAAATGCGCCGCGCAGAGGCGGACGGCAGGCGGGGTTGCGCGCCGCCGAGGCGGAGCCCCGCGCGGGAAGCAACCCTCCGCACGGCGATCCCCGGGGTCGGGTGAAGACTTCAGAAGCGGGTGAGTAGCTGCAGGCTGGCGCCGTCGAAGGCGGGCACGACGTAGCAGGTGCCGGCGGTGCAGGCAATGCCGCCCCGGCGTTTGCCCCAGAAGCCGAGAAGATCGTGATGCCGAGCGAGTCGCAGCCGCGCGCCCACGGAGGTGAAGTCCTGCCGCGGGTAACGTCCGGTGCTCGGGTCCGGTTCGCCGGCGCCCGGATCGCCCGGATCATCGGTGGAGGTGGTGACGACGCCGAGAGAGATCCGTTCGGCCCAGGCCCAGGTGAGGGAAGCGTAGCGATCTTCGAAAGGGATGTCCGCCGGGCTCGAGTCGCGGCTGCCCCGCATCCGCGCCAGCTCGATTTCCAGGCTGTGATCGCCGTGGAGCGGTACCACGGCGTAGGTGCCGTAGGTTTCGCGCTCGCGCACCGGCGGGATGGCGCTTCCGTCCTCCGCCAGGTCGGCGAACAGGCTGAGCGTGAAGAGGCCCCGATGGCCGGCGAGCTCGGCGAAGAACTCCTCGAAGCGGCGCGAGTCGGAGTTCTCCGCCCGGCTCCAGTTCAAGGTCAGATCGGCGCGCTGCCGCCAATCGAGGCGCGCTTCGAACTGGTAGCCCTCTTCTTGCGCCGGCTCGAGCACATGGGTGCTGCGGTTGAGCAGCGCCATGGTGTGCTCGCGCACCAGCGTCGGCGGTTCGTTCACCGTACCGGGCAGGGCGAAGTTGTCGTAGTCCTTGTACTCCCAGCTCGCCGCAGCGCGCAGGCCCGGGAGGAAAAGCGGCAGCGAAACATCCGTGCCCACGTACAGCGCCCGTCCTTCGTCGGGATCGACATCCGGGCTCACCGACGCACTGGGGTCGAGATCGATGGCATGGGCGTACTCCCCATAGGCTCCGAGGGTGAGAGCACGAAGACCGAGCCGGGAGAGCCAGGGTTCGAAGGCGACCTGGGCGAAGCCGCCGGGGATGTGCGTGGTGGGGCCGCCATCCTGCGGGTCGAGGCGCAGGTACTCCCCGCCGAGACGGAGCCCCTTCACCAGCTGCCCTGCCGCCTGCGCCCCGGAGGCCAGACCACGCCGCTCGGTTCCGGGGGGCTCGTCGGCGCGGCGCGGCTGACCGGTGAGCGCCATCAGATCGAGGGAACCGCGCCGATAGCGCACTTGTCCGCCGTCGAGATCCCGGCTGTAGCCGAATTGACGGAACTGCTCTTCCCGCACCACGCCGGGCAACTCGAAGGCGCGCAGCACGAGACCGCGACCGAAGAGGGCCTGGAAGTTCCCCACCCGCACCTCGAGACCGCGGTCCTGCCAGGCGGCGTAGCGCTGCACGAATTCGGAGTAGCCGAGGGAGGCGTCCTCGGAGGCGACGTAGTGCTCGAAGCGGAAGCCGAGCAATAGCGCGTCACGGGCCCAGTCCAGGTGGAACTGATCGAAGAAGGTGGCGCGGTCGTCCGGCACGGCGGGACGGGGATCCTGCGGATCCTTGCCGACCCGACCCTCGAGGAGGTTGGAGAAGGTGATCTGCGGCCAGGCGGAAGCCGGAACCAGGCCGAGCGCCGCAGCGACGCAACAGAGCGCGGCGCGCTTCATTCGCTCTTGGGTGTCAGGTGCGGCTCGAGCAAGCTGCGCAGCTTTGCCGTTTCCCCGGGTCGATAACCGAAGGAGGAGTGCAAGACCACGCCGTCTTTGTCGAGCACGAGCGTCGTCGGCAAAGCGATGGCATGCAGACGCCGCTGCGCCTCGCGGTTCAGATCGAGGAGGACGGGAAAGGTGTAGCCGTTCGTCTGCAAGAAGGGCCGCACCTTCGTGGCGTTCCGCGGGCCGTCCTCGTTGATGCCGACGACACGCAAGCCGCGCGGGGCGAGCTCGGCGTACAGCTCCTGCAGCTCGGGCATGGCGAGGAGGCAGGGCTTGCACCAGGTGGCCCAGAAGTCCAGCACCACGGGGCCCTCGCCGAGGAAGCTGCCGATCGAAACATTGTTGCCGTCGAGATCGGGGAGGAGGAGCGACTGGAGCACATCCCGGAGTGAATCCTTGCCCTTCTCTTCCTCGCCCCTTCCGAAGGAAAACGGCGGCGTGGCCGCGAGCAACGCCGCGCCAAGGCAGAGGACGAGGAGGCCACGGCGCCACCTGGATCGCCGCTTTCCTTCTCGCACTTGTCGTCTCCTTCGTGCGCCGCCGTGCCGAGCCGCGTTGCTTCCAGAACCCAGGCGCTCGTGGGCCTATTCCACCGTGGCAGCTGCCGGCGTCGCGTGACTCCGCGCCAGGCGCTGCAAGGCGGCGAGGGCAGCAGCCGGTGCCTCCGCTCCCGGGAGGAGGCAGAACCCAGCCGAGGCCGCGCTGCAGGCCCGTTGCAACGCCTCCGCCTCGGGCGCGGCAGCGGCAGCGAGGACGACGAGACGCGGCCTGACCACACCGATGCCGGCGCGGACGGTCGAAGCCGGCACCGCCGGGCCGAGATCCACCCGCTCCCAACCCTCGTCGGCGAGGACGAGGGCCCCGAGCGCCAGCCAGAGCGTACCGTTTTCTCCCTGTCCTCCGGCGAGCAAAGCTCTCGGTGCGCCGGGGAGCGGCGGCGGTAGCTGCAGCGACAGTTGGCGCGCTCCTGCTTCGGCGAGCCGCAAGGCCCGGCGCTGCACGAAGTCGTCGCCGACCTCCGTCAGGACCGCCGCGAGAGCCCCGAGCAGGATCTCCCCCGCCACCTTCTGCACGCCGAGGCCGTGCCGGTGCAGGTCGACGAGCCAGCGGCTGGTGCCGGGAGCATCGCCTTCTCCGAGCGTCGTGGCCAAGCGCGCCACCAGTCCCTCCTGGTCGCGCTGCAAGAGGAGGAGCGAGAGCGCGTCCACTTCCGCGGCGGGCCTCGTCTCCGGCACGGCCATGCTGGTGCCCAGCTGCCGCGCCGCCTCGGCCACGTCTTGGAGGCGGAATTTGCGGTGCCCTCCCGGAGTGCGCAAGCAGCGCAGGAGGCCCGAATCGGTCCAACGTTTGATGGTCGAAATGCTCACCCCGCAGATGCGGGCGAGCTCGGCGGTCGTATAGAAGCGCTCGTGCATCACCACCACCCACCTTCGTCCCCTGAGGCGCAGCGCCTTCGTCGCGACCGGCAGCAGGCACGGTCACCTTGGCGCAGGTTAGCGATCCGCCGCCGGAGGCGCAAGACGACGCCC
This window harbors:
- a CDS encoding DUF6029 family protein, coding for MKRAALCCVAAALGLVPASAWPQITFSNLLEGRVGKDPQDPRPAVPDDRATFFDQFHLDWARDALLLGFRFEHYVASEDASLGYSEFVQRYAAWQDRGLEVRVGNFQALFGRGLVLRAFELPGVVREEQFRQFGYSRDLDGGQVRYRRGSLDLMALTGQPRRADEPPGTERRGLASGAQAAGQLVKGLRLGGEYLRLDPQDGGPTTHIPGGFAQVAFEPWLSRLGLRALTLGAYGEYAHAIDLDPSASVSPDVDPDEGRALYVGTDVSLPLFLPGLRAAASWEYKDYDNFALPGTVNEPPTLVREHTMALLNRSTHVLEPAQEEGYQFEARLDWRQRADLTLNWSRAENSDSRRFEEFFAELAGHRGLFTLSLFADLAEDGSAIPPVRERETYGTYAVVPLHGDHSLEIELARMRGSRDSSPADIPFEDRYASLTWAWAERISLGVVTTSTDDPGDPGAGEPDPSTGRYPRQDFTSVGARLRLARHHDLLGFWGKRRGGIACTAGTCYVVPAFDGASLQLLTRF
- a CDS encoding TlpA disulfide reductase family protein; protein product: MREGKRRSRWRRGLLVLCLGAALLAATPPFSFGRGEEEKGKDSLRDVLQSLLLPDLDGNNVSIGSFLGEGPVVLDFWATWCKPCLLAMPELQELYAELAPRGLRVVGINEDGPRNATKVRPFLQTNGYTFPVLLDLNREAQRRLHAIALPTTLVLDKDGVVLHSSFGYRPGETAKLRSLLEPHLTPKSE
- a CDS encoding helix-turn-helix domain-containing protein; amino-acid sequence: MHERFYTTAELARICGVSISTIKRWTDSGLLRCLRTPGGHRKFRLQDVAEAARQLGTSMAVPETRPAAEVDALSLLLLQRDQEGLVARLATTLGEGDAPGTSRWLVDLHRHGLGVQKVAGEILLGALAAVLTEVGDDFVQRRALRLAEAGARQLSLQLPPPLPGAPRALLAGGQGENGTLWLALGALVLADEGWERVDLGPAVPASTVRAGIGVVRPRLVVLAAAAAPEAEALQRACSAASAGFCLLPGAEAPAAALAALQRLARSHATPAAATVE